TCCTAATAATTCAGAACAGCAATTTATTCAGACTATTGCACCAGTAGCCCAACAGGCAGCCAATCAATACAACTTATATCCATCAGTAATGATGGCACAGGCCATTTTGGAAAGTGGCTGGGGAGCTAGTCAAGCCAGCCAAGCTCCTAATTACAATTTCTTTGGTATTAAGGGTGACTATAACGGGGCCAGCTTTAATATGCCAACCAAAGAATGGAGCAAAGAAAAGGGCTATTATACAATAGATAGTTACTTTAGAAAGTATCCCAACATGGCAGCTTCCTTTATGGATAACGGGAACAAATTGCGGAACGGCTTAAGTTGGAATTCTGCTTATTATAGCGGTACTTGGCGTGAAAATACAACAAGCTATAAAGATGCTACTGCTTGGCTGCAAGGCCGTTATGCTACTGATCCAAGCTATGCTTCTAAGCTTAACAATTTGATTGAAACTTATAACTTAACACAATATGATGGCAATGGCACTCAAACTGAAACCGTATCTTCTAGTGCTACTGATTCTACTGCTGATTTTCACGTTGTTCGTGTTAATAACAATCAAAAATTCGCCTATCTATACTCACCTTTAGGTGAAAAAATTGTTGATCGTTCTTTATCTGCTAATACGGATTGGCGTAGTGATCAATTTAAAATGATTAACAATGAAAAATTTTATCGAGTTTCAACTTCTGAATGGATTCGAGCAACAGATGTGACTGTTATCAAATAAATAACACTTGAACAATTTTACTAGGGTATCCTTAGATAGCTTTTCTAAGGGTACTTTTTCATTAAAATTGAATTTAATTATGAAATAATGCAAGTAGTTTTCTTTTATGTTACACATTGCTTACAAGTATTGTTGTGCACATTGATACTTGTTATATTAGATGTATGAGATTTAACAAAGGAGAGGTTTAAATGAGTAAAGCACGACAAGTACCAAAGCTTTTACAAATTGTGGTGGCTTTCGCAGCGTTTTTGCTGAGTTTGAGTGGGGCTCACAACGTGCACGCCCAAACTATCAATGAATACATTGAGCAGAACAACATCCAGCCCAATGAAATCCATCGCGTTAATGGAACATTTGATCAAATGTTTGGTTATCGTAATGGTGTTGGCCGCCCAGAAGGGGTTGTCATCCATGAAACAGCAACTCCAGGAGCCAGCGCTTGGAATGAGGTCACCTATTTTAATCGGGAATGGCGTAATGCGCAGACTTATGTGCATGCTTTTGCAGATGCTAATAATATCTTGCAGATTCATGATACTGACTATGGCGTGTGGGGCGCTGGTCCATGGGCTAACAGCCGCATGATTCAAATTGAATTATGTGAAGAGAATACCCGAGAAGATTTTGCTCGTTCTGTTAATAATCAGGCTTATTTTACAGCAGTAATGTTGAAGCGTTACGGCTTGACTCCATCTTTAGCTGATGGCAAGGGTTCTGGAACAATCTGGTCGCATAATGCAATTAATCAGTATCATCCAAGTGCTGGTGGTCATACTGATCCTATTGGTTACTTTAATAAATGGGGCTACACCATGTGGCAGTTCTATGAATTGGTTCAGTATCATTATGGACATTTAAATGGATCTACACCAGTTGGCGGTAATGCTACTGGTAATAGTCAATCTAAAAATGGTATTATTAGAATCAATACTGGCATTAATTATAGTTACTTATATGAACGTCAATCAGATGGTTCTTTAGTTAGAATTCCTGATCGTTCATTAACAGCTGGTACTAGTTGGCAGACTGATCAATCTGTTAATTATCAAGGCGA
The nucleotide sequence above comes from Bombilactobacillus bombi. Encoded proteins:
- a CDS encoding glycoside hydrolase family 73 protein yields the protein MKKKLVTSTLVAAILASAGTATLAGSVQAATDNGIAHPAVTATPALSTQAVTHAAPNNSEQQFIQTIAPVAQQAANQYNLYPSVMMAQAILESGWGASQASQAPNYNFFGIKGDYNGASFNMPTKEWSKEKGYYTIDSYFRKYPNMAASFMDNGNKLRNGLSWNSAYYSGTWRENTTSYKDATAWLQGRYATDPSYASKLNNLIETYNLTQYDGNGTQTETVSSSATDSTADFHVVRVNNNQKFAYLYSPLGEKIVDRSLSANTDWRSDQFKMINNEKFYRVSTSEWIRATDVTVIK
- a CDS encoding N-acetylmuramoyl-L-alanine amidase family protein, whose protein sequence is MSKARQVPKLLQIVVAFAAFLLSLSGAHNVHAQTINEYIEQNNIQPNEIHRVNGTFDQMFGYRNGVGRPEGVVIHETATPGASAWNEVTYFNREWRNAQTYVHAFADANNILQIHDTDYGVWGAGPWANSRMIQIELCEENTREDFARSVNNQAYFTAVMLKRYGLTPSLADGKGSGTIWSHNAINQYHPSAGGHTDPIGYFNKWGYTMWQFYELVQYHYGHLNGSTPVGGNATGNSQSKNGIIRINTGINYSYLYERQSDGSLVRIPDRSLTAGTSWQTDQSVNYQGETYYRVSTNEWAKGSECTVTKAIAQ